The Devosia sp. SD17-2 genome includes a region encoding these proteins:
- a CDS encoding anhydro-N-acetylmuramic acid kinase translates to MEPIWTIGLMTGTVLDGNIDIAMLKTDGETIAEFGPYTLAPYNAEVRALLEETLAAARAWNFEGPEPEIFARAEAALTKAQSQAVLDFVAASGMTMADIGVVGFHGQTVLHRAPQPGRIGDTRQLGDGALMAEMLGTKVVYDFRSADVKSGGQGAPLAATYHRALLRKLGVAKDTAVLNLGGVANVTYWDGEDVLVAFDTGPANAPINDFMKARGLGEMDRDGALAATGSVDEERLAKLLEHKYLAAAYPKSLDRFDFPASMADGLDDATGAATLTAFTAGAVGKALDLLPSRPTRLIVSGGGRHNPTLMKMLGERAGVEAVNADSVGWRGDAVEAECFGLLAARVVRGLPISFPTTTGVAQPMLGGKVVG, encoded by the coding sequence ATGGAACCGATCTGGACCATCGGCCTGATGACCGGCACCGTGCTCGACGGCAATATCGACATTGCCATGCTCAAGACCGATGGCGAGACCATCGCCGAGTTCGGGCCCTATACGCTGGCCCCCTACAATGCCGAGGTGCGCGCGCTGCTCGAAGAGACGCTGGCGGCGGCGCGGGCGTGGAATTTCGAGGGGCCGGAGCCGGAGATTTTTGCGCGGGCAGAAGCGGCACTGACCAAGGCACAGTCGCAGGCGGTGCTGGATTTCGTGGCGGCATCGGGCATGACGATGGCCGATATCGGCGTGGTCGGGTTCCACGGCCAGACGGTGTTGCACCGCGCGCCGCAGCCGGGGCGGATCGGCGATACGCGCCAGCTGGGCGACGGGGCGCTGATGGCCGAGATGCTGGGCACCAAGGTGGTCTATGATTTCCGCAGCGCCGATGTGAAATCGGGCGGGCAGGGCGCGCCGCTGGCCGCCACCTATCACCGGGCGCTGCTGCGAAAACTGGGCGTGGCCAAGGACACGGCCGTGCTCAATCTCGGTGGCGTGGCCAATGTGACCTATTGGGATGGCGAGGATGTGCTGGTGGCATTTGACACCGGTCCGGCCAATGCCCCGATCAACGACTTCATGAAGGCGCGCGGGCTTGGGGAAATGGACCGGGATGGCGCATTGGCGGCGACCGGATCGGTGGATGAGGAGCGGCTGGCAAAGCTGCTTGAGCACAAATATCTCGCGGCGGCCTATCCAAAGTCACTCGACCGGTTCGATTTCCCGGCCAGCATGGCTGACGGGCTCGATGATGCGACCGGGGCGGCAACGTTGACGGCGTTCACCGCCGGGGCCGTGGGCAAGGCGCTGGACCTGTTGCCGAGCCGGCCGACGCGGCTGATCGTGTCGGGTGGCGGGCGGCACAATCCGACGCTGATGAAGATGCTTGGCGAACGCGCCGGGGTCGAGGCGGTGAATGCCGACAGTGTGGGTTGGCGCGGCGATGCGGTGGAAGCGGAGTGCTTCGGGCTGCTGGCCGCGCGGGTTGTGCGCGGGCTGCCGATCAGTTTCCCAACCACGACAGGTGTGGCCCAGCCGATGCTGGGCGGGAAGGTCGTGGGGTAG
- the rfbA gene encoding glucose-1-phosphate thymidylyltransferase RfbA, with amino-acid sequence MKGIILAGGSGTRLYPLTLAISKQILPIYDKPMVYYPLSVLMRAGIREILIISTPRDLPCFEALLGDGSAFGITLSYAEQAQPNGLAEAFIIGREFIGDDPVAMILGDNLYFGDGLADLTKTAAARQDGATIFAYQVDDPQRYGVVTFDQCTGKAARIVEKPEFPESDWAVTGLYFYPNDVVEVAAATKPSARGELEITSVNNDYLQRGLLNVARLGRGYAWLDTGTHESLHDAASFVRTIEQRQGMQIACLEEIGLELGWLDADRAMERARQLGGSRYATYLKRRIGELAL; translated from the coding sequence GTGAAGGGCATCATCCTGGCGGGGGGGAGCGGGACGCGGCTTTATCCGCTGACGTTGGCGATCTCGAAACAGATCCTGCCGATCTACGACAAGCCCATGGTCTATTATCCGCTCAGCGTGCTGATGCGGGCGGGGATCCGGGAAATCCTCATCATATCGACGCCGCGGGATCTGCCCTGTTTTGAGGCGCTGCTGGGCGATGGCAGCGCGTTCGGGATCACACTTTCCTATGCCGAACAGGCCCAGCCCAATGGGTTGGCGGAGGCGTTTATCATCGGGCGGGAGTTTATCGGCGACGATCCCGTGGCGATGATCCTGGGGGACAATCTTTATTTCGGTGACGGGCTGGCCGATCTCACAAAGACGGCGGCGGCGCGGCAGGATGGCGCCACGATCTTTGCCTATCAGGTGGATGATCCGCAGCGCTATGGCGTGGTGACCTTTGACCAGTGCACCGGCAAGGCCGCGCGCATTGTCGAGAAGCCGGAGTTTCCGGAGTCGGACTGGGCGGTCACCGGGCTCTATTTCTATCCCAATGACGTGGTGGAAGTGGCGGCGGCGACAAAGCCCTCGGCGCGCGGGGAGCTCGAGATTACCTCGGTCAATAATGACTATCTGCAAAGGGGCCTGCTCAATGTCGCGCGGCTCGGGCGGGGCTATGCCTGGCTCGATACGGGGACGCATGAGAGCCTCCATGACGCGGCGTCGTTCGTGCGCACGATCGAGCAGCGGCAGGGGATGCAGATCGCCTGTCTTGAGGAGATCGGGCTCGAACTCGGCTGGCTTGATGCCGACCGGGCGATGGAACGGGCGCGGCAGCTGGGAGGATCGCGCTACGCCACCTATCTCAAGCGGCGGATCGGGGAGCTGGCGCTGTGA
- the rfbC gene encoding dTDP-4-dehydrorhamnose 3,5-epimerase: MSVRQTGLAGVLEIQPQKHGDERGSFCEVFNAEDFARHGITTTFVQDNHSVSRQRGVMRGLHYQLRPFAQAKLVRVVRGSIFDVAADIHPASPTFGRWVGVELSAERWNQLLVPAGYAHGFVTLEPDTEVIYKVSRPYSREHERAVRFDDPRLAIDWPVDASEMQLSEKDRLAPTLDASDLTQVLEEEA, translated from the coding sequence ATTTCGGTACGACAGACCGGGCTGGCCGGTGTGCTGGAAATCCAGCCGCAAAAGCATGGCGATGAACGGGGCAGTTTTTGCGAGGTGTTCAATGCCGAGGATTTTGCCCGGCATGGGATTACGACCACATTCGTGCAGGACAATCATTCGGTGTCGCGCCAGCGCGGGGTGATGCGGGGGCTGCACTATCAATTGCGGCCGTTTGCGCAGGCCAAGCTGGTTCGGGTGGTGCGCGGGTCGATCTTCGATGTGGCCGCTGACATTCATCCGGCGTCGCCGACGTTCGGGCGTTGGGTGGGTGTGGAGCTTTCGGCGGAACGGTGGAACCAGCTGCTGGTGCCGGCGGGCTATGCCCATGGTTTCGTGACGCTCGAGCCGGACACAGAGGTGATCTACAAGGTGTCGCGGCCCTATAGCCGCGAGCATGAGCGGGCGGTGCGGTTCGATGATCCGCGCCTCGCCATCGACTGGCCGGTCGATGCGTCCGAGATGCAGCTTTCCGAAAAAGACCGATTGGCGCCGACGCTGGATGCGTCCGATCTCACGCAGGTGCTGGAGGAAGAGGCATGA
- the rfbB gene encoding dTDP-glucose 4,6-dehydratase, with product MRVLVTGGAGFIGSAVCRHLMEDPDNVVVVLDKLTYAGNLASLAGLEGRRNFTFVRGDICDGALVSGLLAEHDIDHVMHLAAETHVDRSIDGPGTFVETNVVGTYVLLHAALTYWQGLSPEGQKEFRFHHISTDEVFGDLPFDGSLFSETTPYAPSSPYSASKAASDHLARAWHHTYGLPVVLTNCSNNYGPYHFPEKLIPLMILSALAEKPLPVYGTGSNVRDWLYVEDHARALALVSARGTVGESYNIGGRAECSNLEMVEAICALLDARVPRAQGALYGDLISFVADRPGHDRRYAMDISKIERELGWTPVETLESGLGKTVDWYLANASWWRELQHSGEATARRGKALAS from the coding sequence ATGAGGGTTTTGGTGACCGGCGGCGCCGGCTTTATCGGTTCGGCCGTGTGCCGGCATCTGATGGAGGATCCGGACAATGTCGTGGTCGTGCTCGACAAGCTGACCTATGCCGGCAATCTGGCGTCGTTGGCTGGGCTCGAGGGGCGGCGCAATTTCACCTTTGTGCGCGGCGATATCTGCGATGGGGCACTGGTGAGCGGGCTGCTCGCCGAGCACGACATCGACCATGTCATGCATCTGGCGGCGGAAACCCATGTAGACCGCTCGATCGATGGGCCGGGGACATTCGTCGAGACCAATGTGGTGGGCACCTATGTGCTGCTGCACGCGGCGCTGACCTATTGGCAGGGGCTTTCGCCGGAGGGGCAGAAGGAATTCCGCTTCCACCATATCTCGACCGACGAGGTTTTTGGTGACCTGCCGTTTGACGGGAGCCTGTTTTCGGAAACGACGCCCTATGCGCCGTCCTCGCCCTATTCGGCATCGAAGGCCGCATCGGACCATCTGGCGCGGGCCTGGCATCACACCTATGGCCTGCCGGTGGTGCTGACCAATTGCTCGAACAATTACGGGCCCTATCATTTCCCCGAAAAGCTCATCCCGCTGATGATCCTCAGTGCGCTCGCCGAGAAGCCGCTGCCGGTCTATGGCACGGGCAGCAATGTGCGTGACTGGCTCTATGTCGAGGATCATGCGCGGGCACTGGCGCTGGTGAGCGCGCGGGGCACGGTGGGCGAGAGCTACAATATCGGGGGCAGGGCGGAATGCTCCAATCTCGAGATGGTGGAGGCCATTTGCGCACTGCTCGATGCGCGCGTGCCGCGAGCGCAGGGCGCGCTTTACGGCGATCTCATCAGTTTTGTAGCCGATCGGCCCGGGCATGACCGGCGCTATGCCATGGATATATCCAAGATCGAGCGGGAGCTGGGCTGGACACCGGTGGAGACGCTGGAGAGCGGTCTTGGCAAGACTGTGGACTGGTATCTGGCCAATGCCAGCTGGTGGCGGGAGCTTCAGCACTCCGGGGAGGCCACGGCGCGGCGGGGCAAGGCTTTGGCCTCATGA
- the rfbD gene encoding dTDP-4-dehydrorhamnose reductase produces MSGRSGQLARCLMEKAALRGDIELIAIGRPELDLMRTETLLPVLEEVRPEMVISAAAYTAVDKAESEPTEAFAINCDGAGALAAAAERVGASVVHISSDYVFAGDKTKPYDEGDPASPLSAYGLSKYAGELAVSAANPNSVILRTAWAHSPYGGNFIRTMLNLATTKKTVNVVGDRYGSPTSMLDVAEAILHIAGRIDERNYGLYHLTCRGSTSWAGLARHVFAASRAVGGPWADVAEISGDDYKAAAQRPVASPLVSALFERRFSWAMPSWQQSATEVAQRIASEMVLLKAH; encoded by the coding sequence GTGAGCGGCAGGAGCGGGCAGCTGGCGCGCTGCCTGATGGAAAAGGCTGCGCTGCGCGGGGATATCGAGCTGATCGCCATCGGGCGACCGGAGCTGGACCTAATGCGGACCGAGACCCTGCTGCCGGTGCTCGAAGAGGTGCGGCCCGAGATGGTGATCTCGGCGGCGGCCTACACGGCGGTCGACAAGGCCGAGAGCGAGCCCACGGAGGCCTTTGCGATCAATTGTGACGGCGCGGGCGCGCTGGCGGCGGCAGCCGAGCGGGTCGGGGCCAGCGTGGTCCATATTTCGAGCGACTATGTCTTTGCCGGGGACAAGACCAAACCCTATGACGAGGGCGATCCGGCGTCGCCGCTGAGCGCCTATGGCCTTTCCAAATATGCAGGCGAGCTGGCGGTGAGCGCGGCCAATCCGAACAGCGTCATCCTGCGGACGGCCTGGGCGCACAGTCCCTATGGCGGCAATTTCATCCGCACCATGCTCAACCTCGCCACGACAAAGAAGACGGTCAATGTGGTTGGCGACCGCTATGGCTCGCCAACCTCGATGCTCGATGTGGCCGAGGCCATCCTCCACATCGCCGGTCGGATCGATGAGCGCAATTACGGGCTCTATCACCTGACCTGCCGGGGGAGCACCAGCTGGGCCGGGCTGGCGCGACATGTGTTTGCGGCGAGCCGGGCGGTGGGCGGTCCCTGGGCGGACGTGGCCGAGATTTCGGGCGATGACTACAAGGCGGCGGCGCAACGGCCCGTGGCCTCGCCGCTGGTTTCTGCCCTCTTTGAGCGCCGCTTCAGCTGGGCCATGCCCTCCTGGCAGCAAAGCGCTACGGAAGTGGCCCAGAGGATTGCCAGCGAAATGGTGTTGCTCAAGGCGCATTGA
- the lhgO gene encoding L-2-hydroxyglutarate oxidase, producing MHYDLCVIGGGIVGLATARALLMAWPGAKLIVLEKEDQLGLHQTGRNSGVIHSGIYYAPGSLKAKLCRAGMARTKEYCQAKGIAFEDRGKLIVATSPLEVERLRALEGRAQVHGIAVEALTGAEISRREPAIEGLAGLHVPSSAIVNYGAVLAAMAEDVRVLGGEIAMGTAPVAIRERMATVELDLGDLSMTTSALIACAGLQSDRVARMAGMDVDFAIVPFRGEYYRLPPHRKGLVHAMIYPVPDPDLPFLGIHLTPMIDGSISLGPNAVLGLAREGYAKGAVSLRDMADELRFPGLWRLIRKNLKSGLDEMGNSLLASRYLAACRKYCPQLEIADLMPMRAGIRAQAVRRDGAMVQDFLVLETARMLHVCNAPSPAATSSLPIADYIAERLLSRLRD from the coding sequence ATGCATTACGATCTCTGTGTCATCGGCGGTGGCATTGTCGGGTTGGCAACGGCCCGGGCGCTGCTCATGGCATGGCCGGGCGCGAAGCTCATCGTGCTGGAAAAGGAAGATCAGCTTGGCCTCCACCAGACCGGGCGCAATTCCGGTGTGATCCATTCTGGGATCTACTATGCGCCGGGAAGCCTCAAGGCGAAGCTCTGTCGGGCCGGAATGGCGCGGACCAAGGAATATTGCCAGGCCAAGGGCATTGCCTTTGAAGATCGCGGCAAGCTGATCGTCGCGACCTCGCCGCTCGAGGTGGAGCGGCTGCGGGCGCTCGAGGGAAGGGCGCAGGTCCACGGCATTGCGGTGGAGGCGCTGACGGGGGCAGAGATTTCGCGGAGGGAGCCGGCCATTGAAGGGCTGGCGGGCCTGCATGTGCCGTCCTCGGCGATCGTGAATTATGGGGCGGTGCTGGCGGCGATGGCCGAGGACGTGCGTGTTCTGGGCGGGGAGATCGCCATGGGCACGGCGCCGGTGGCGATCCGCGAGCGCATGGCGACGGTGGAACTCGACCTTGGTGATCTCAGCATGACCACCTCGGCGCTGATCGCCTGTGCGGGGTTACAATCGGACAGGGTGGCGCGCATGGCCGGGATGGATGTCGATTTCGCCATCGTTCCGTTCCGGGGCGAATATTACCGGCTGCCGCCGCATCGGAAGGGGCTTGTCCATGCCATGATCTATCCGGTGCCCGATCCGGACCTGCCATTTCTGGGCATTCACCTGACGCCGATGATCGACGGCAGTATCAGTCTCGGGCCCAATGCAGTGCTGGGCTTGGCGCGGGAAGGCTATGCCAAGGGGGCGGTGTCGCTGCGCGACATGGCCGACGAACTGCGGTTCCCCGGGCTCTGGAGGCTGATCCGCAAGAATCTCAAATCCGGACTGGATGAGATGGGCAATAGTCTGCTCGCCAGCCGCTATCTTGCTGCCTGTCGCAAATATTGCCCCCAGCTGGAGATCGCCGACCTCATGCCGATGCGGGCCGGCATACGGGCCCAGGCAGTGCGCCGCGACGGCGCAATGGTGCAGGATTTTCTCGTCCTCGAGACGGCGCGCATGCTGCATGTGTGCAATGCGCCCTCGCCCGCGGCGACCTCCTCGCTTCCCATTGCGGACTATATCGCCGAGCGTCTGCTGAGCCGGCTGCGGGATTGA
- a CDS encoding bacterial transcriptional activator domain-containing protein — MARIRRFQQEHGFQLLTSDANMVWLTEQDDVYTDLIEFRSLIATPGPKAWVRLCEIYGGDLLGAHKPAGQGFEEWLDHHRTALRFDFINAISQAVLPTSLLTHQERHFCATRLLDEDPFHEGAHRALMYEAALNGDFTLLRHVYEQCSSLLNRELGVNPTAETVAFYKSLLSRASAV; from the coding sequence GTGGCCAGGATTCGGCGCTTTCAGCAGGAGCATGGCTTTCAGCTGCTGACCAGCGATGCCAATATGGTCTGGCTCACGGAGCAGGATGACGTCTACACAGACCTGATCGAGTTCCGTAGTCTCATTGCGACGCCCGGGCCCAAGGCTTGGGTCCGCCTCTGCGAGATTTACGGCGGCGACCTTCTGGGGGCCCATAAACCGGCCGGCCAGGGGTTCGAGGAATGGCTCGATCATCACCGGACCGCACTGCGTTTTGACTTCATAAACGCCATCTCGCAGGCCGTCCTGCCCACCAGCCTGCTCACCCATCAGGAGCGTCACTTCTGTGCGACGCGCCTCCTGGATGAGGACCCCTTCCACGAGGGCGCGCATCGCGCGCTCATGTATGAGGCGGCCCTCAATGGCGATTTCACGCTGCTGCGCCATGTCTACGAACAGTGCAGCAGCCTGCTCAATCGCGAGCTGGGCGTAAACCCGACCGCTGAAACGGTCGCCTTCTACAAGAGCCTGTTGAGCAGAGCCTCTGCGGTTTAA
- a CDS encoding response regulator transcription factor: MVEPSSVEESGAYAFWQNTTMQSTGKSGILILGDTGVAFQSLLSSMQKCFPSVKIVLSSQIPDDDSAEFEPRLILIDAFAFRSVSTLMGECRENYPNAQIALMVEGGWNDDPALRAVVAERAIQGLVPFNLPINVWLATIWLLLNGGEYFPHVVSPRSAARGFLSRRGPSNASDPHADSAGVLSSREAEVLELMSDGLQNKIIASKMALSEHTVKVHVHNIIRKLKVHNRTQAAAVFRSLDRRPLYDTPSIRTSA; the protein is encoded by the coding sequence ATGGTCGAACCATCCAGCGTCGAAGAGTCAGGTGCATACGCTTTTTGGCAGAACACAACAATGCAAAGTACAGGAAAGTCGGGAATACTTATTCTCGGCGACACGGGCGTAGCATTCCAGAGCCTTCTCAGCTCAATGCAGAAATGTTTCCCGTCGGTCAAAATCGTCCTGTCCAGTCAGATACCAGATGATGACAGCGCAGAATTTGAACCGCGCCTCATTCTTATCGACGCCTTCGCCTTCCGCAGTGTCTCCACACTGATGGGCGAATGCCGCGAAAATTACCCGAATGCCCAGATTGCCCTCATGGTCGAGGGTGGCTGGAATGATGATCCTGCCTTGCGCGCTGTTGTAGCAGAACGCGCCATCCAGGGCCTCGTCCCGTTCAATCTGCCGATCAATGTCTGGCTTGCCACGATCTGGTTGCTTTTGAATGGCGGCGAATATTTCCCGCATGTGGTCTCGCCGCGCTCTGCTGCTCGGGGCTTCCTGTCCCGTCGCGGTCCAAGCAACGCATCCGATCCGCACGCGGACTCGGCAGGCGTACTGTCCTCTCGTGAGGCAGAAGTTCTCGAACTGATGTCCGACGGGCTGCAGAACAAGATCATCGCCTCGAAGATGGCCTTGTCCGAGCACACGGTCAAAGTCCACGTTCACAACATTATCCGCAAGTTGAAGGTGCACAACCGGACCCAGGCCGCAGCAGTGTTCCGCTCGCTCGACCGCCGTCCGCTCTACGACACCCCTTCGATTCGCACCTCTGCGTAA
- a CDS encoding O-antigen translocase encodes MGAAGDEQREESRRYGDIIKSMSVIGLSQMISIALSILRIKVLAVLLGPTGVGLFGLYNVILDLGAGIAGMGVQSSGVRQVAIAVAEADTARIALVAQTISRLSILLGVIGAVLLFLLAGPVSVLTFGTEANAPAIGLLGAALFLRIIAGSPFALIQGSRRMGDLARMTVLGAVLNTVVAIVLVYFLGEAGVVLSLVAMAFTSWLAAIWYARQIKLPRAKLRWSSFSAETRVLLGLGFAFMASGILTVGAALAIRVLVTQHDGLEAAGNYQAAWALGGIYVGFILQAMGTDFYPRLSRLANDHAAANRLVNEQARVSMLLAGPGLLATIALSPLVIIAFYSSAFADAVPVLRWLCLGMLLRVMAWPMGYLILAKGKQAMFFWTEVAATTVHVGLAYILIDTLGLQGAGIAFAGLYIWHGVLINILVGRLTGFVWSSENVQLASLFLLQVVVALGAAEYLPGLEGVLIGLGVTAVACWMSLSQLVRIFPEKWIPSPVRPLIYRVVGYRPETA; translated from the coding sequence ATGGGTGCCGCAGGGGACGAACAGAGGGAGGAGAGCCGGCGCTACGGCGACATCATCAAGTCGATGTCGGTTATCGGGCTCTCGCAAATGATCAGCATTGCGCTGTCGATTTTGCGGATAAAAGTCCTGGCGGTGTTGCTTGGTCCAACCGGCGTTGGTCTGTTCGGTCTTTATAATGTCATCCTCGATCTGGGTGCCGGCATCGCCGGCATGGGTGTGCAGTCTAGTGGAGTCAGGCAGGTAGCGATCGCCGTGGCCGAGGCCGATACGGCGCGCATCGCCTTGGTGGCGCAGACAATTTCTCGACTTTCGATCCTGCTCGGGGTCATCGGAGCGGTGCTCCTCTTTCTCCTGGCAGGCCCCGTCTCGGTGCTGACCTTCGGCACGGAGGCCAATGCGCCCGCGATCGGGCTGCTTGGTGCCGCCCTGTTCCTGCGCATCATTGCCGGATCTCCCTTCGCCCTTATTCAGGGCAGCCGGCGCATGGGAGATCTGGCGCGCATGACGGTCCTGGGCGCCGTTCTCAATACTGTGGTGGCGATTGTCCTTGTCTATTTCCTCGGTGAGGCCGGGGTCGTGTTATCGCTGGTCGCGATGGCCTTCACCTCTTGGCTGGCGGCGATCTGGTATGCTCGCCAGATCAAATTGCCGCGAGCGAAGCTGCGGTGGTCGTCTTTCAGTGCCGAGACGCGTGTTTTGCTCGGTCTGGGGTTTGCTTTCATGGCGAGCGGCATACTGACGGTCGGCGCCGCCCTGGCGATTCGCGTTCTGGTGACGCAGCACGACGGATTGGAGGCTGCCGGCAATTACCAGGCCGCGTGGGCGCTGGGCGGCATCTACGTCGGCTTTATCCTCCAGGCGATGGGGACCGATTTCTATCCGCGCCTGTCGAGGCTCGCCAATGACCATGCAGCTGCCAATAGGCTGGTCAACGAGCAGGCGCGCGTCAGCATGCTGCTGGCCGGTCCGGGGCTGCTGGCGACCATCGCGCTCTCGCCGCTGGTGATCATTGCCTTTTACTCGAGCGCTTTCGCAGACGCCGTTCCGGTCCTGCGCTGGCTGTGTCTGGGCATGCTGCTTCGGGTGATGGCCTGGCCGATGGGGTATCTGATCCTCGCCAAGGGCAAGCAGGCGATGTTCTTCTGGACCGAGGTCGCCGCCACGACGGTTCATGTCGGGCTGGCCTATATCCTGATAGACACGCTGGGCCTTCAAGGGGCCGGCATTGCTTTTGCTGGTCTCTATATTTGGCATGGCGTGTTAATCAATATCCTCGTCGGGCGGCTGACCGGCTTTGTCTGGTCTTCCGAGAATGTTCAACTCGCCAGTTTGTTCCTTTTGCAGGTCGTCGTTGCGCTCGGCGCCGCTGAATATCTGCCGGGATTGGAAGGTGTTCTGATCGGATTGGGCGTGACAGCGGTGGCCTGCTGGATGTCGCTCTCCCAACTTGTCCGCATCTTTCCGGAAAAGTGGATCCCCTCGCCAGTGCGGCCGCTGATTTATCGCGTTGTCGGCTATCGACCGGAAACTGCATAA
- a CDS encoding DegT/DnrJ/EryC1/StrS family aminotransferase translates to MNKPMRQLPVARPVLGEEEAVATRRVILSGWVTQGPEVARFEEEFATYVGAPHACAVSNCTTALHMALIAIGIQPGDEVITVSHSFIATANAIRYCGAVPVFVDIAENSFNIDPEKIAAAITPRTKAILCVHQLGMPCDLAAIMAIAAERGLKVIEDAACASGSEILVDGNWQRIGRSHADIACFSFHPRKVITTGDGGMLTTRNPEYDRHFRLLRQHAMSVPDTVRHGAAKVIFESYETLGYNYRMTDVQAAIGRVQLSRLPEILSRRRFLAALYTTRLSALDVQPPVEPDWARSNWQSYCVTLPEGADQVRIMQALLDRNISTRRGVMNTHLEPAYAAPGLFRTAGDLTRSEKAQNNTIILPLYVQMSDDDVHYVVDELAATLAA, encoded by the coding sequence ATGAACAAGCCCATGCGCCAGCTCCCCGTCGCCCGGCCGGTCCTCGGCGAGGAAGAGGCCGTGGCCACGCGCCGCGTCATCCTCTCCGGCTGGGTCACCCAGGGACCGGAAGTCGCCCGGTTCGAGGAAGAATTCGCCACCTATGTCGGCGCCCCACATGCCTGCGCCGTCTCCAATTGCACGACGGCGCTGCACATGGCGCTGATCGCCATCGGCATCCAGCCGGGCGATGAGGTGATCACTGTCAGCCATTCCTTCATCGCCACGGCCAATGCCATCCGCTATTGCGGTGCCGTGCCGGTCTTTGTCGACATTGCCGAAAATAGCTTCAACATTGACCCCGAAAAGATCGCCGCCGCCATCACCCCGCGCACCAAAGCGATCCTCTGCGTCCACCAACTCGGCATGCCCTGCGATCTCGCCGCCATCATGGCCATCGCCGCCGAACGTGGTTTGAAGGTCATCGAGGACGCCGCCTGCGCTTCAGGCAGCGAGATCTTGGTCGACGGGAACTGGCAGCGCATCGGCCGCTCGCATGCCGACATCGCCTGCTTCTCCTTCCACCCGCGCAAAGTCATCACCACCGGCGACGGCGGCATGCTGACCACACGCAATCCCGAATACGACCGGCACTTCCGGCTCCTGCGCCAACACGCCATGAGCGTGCCGGACACCGTCCGCCACGGCGCGGCGAAAGTGATCTTCGAGAGCTACGAAACCCTCGGCTATAATTACCGCATGACCGACGTGCAGGCCGCCATCGGCCGCGTCCAGCTTTCGCGCCTGCCTGAAATCCTCTCCCGCCGCCGCTTTCTCGCCGCGCTCTACACCACCCGCCTCTCGGCCCTCGATGTCCAGCCGCCCGTCGAACCCGACTGGGCCCGCAGCAATTGGCAGAGCTATTGCGTGACCCTTCCGGAGGGCGCCGATCAGGTCCGCATCATGCAGGCCCTGCTCGATCGCAACATCTCCACCCGTCGCGGCGTCATGAACACCCATCTCGAGCCGGCCTATGCAGCGCCGGGCCTGTTCCGCACCGCCGGTGACCTCACGCGCTCCGAAAAAGCGCAAAACAATACGATCATCCTGCCGCTCTATGTGCAGATGAGCGATGACGACGTGCACTACGTCGTCGACGAGCTGGCGGCAACCCTCGCCGCCTGA